The following nucleotide sequence is from Candidatus Kaelpia imicola.
CGAGATCCCAAAGATAACAGCTCTATTTATCATAATTCCATCTTCTATTAAAACAGTACAACTTAAACCTCTCTCTGCTGCTCGTCTAAGTATAGACCCGGGTTTAAGATTGTCGACTTGAAAAACAGAATCATCAAAAAAATCTTCCGCTTACTCCCCTTCCATTATATATATAAGGAGAAAACCTTCTCTCTGAACCGCTTCTTGGGATAATAATAGGCCTGCTTGGGTTAATCTCTGCTTCACCTTTTCTTGAAAAAGGCACAAATATAGATTTAACAAAATTAGGATTAAACCTATCCATAAAAATGCTTCTCACCAGAAGAAACGCAAACAATCTATAAACAATTTCGCTATCAGAAACAATCTGTTTTGGAGTCCGGCTGAATGGCTTACTCACAGTAATATTCGGTAGACCAACGACTTTATTATTATTCCTATCATTATTTAAAATTATCCTTGAAGCTTCATAAGCCCCAATATCATTCTTATCCATAAGATTAGCAATATCACCTGCAACATGCGGAGATGAGAACGATGTACCTGCATACTTTGCCGGCGCCCAGACTTTTCCAAGTCCGGAATATTCAGCCGCTATATATCTCTTGCTACGGTAGTCGTACTCAAGCGCTCCAACCGATATTACCCCGGGTAATGCCGCAGGATAATTTGTAGAGTATGGGCCGTCATTACCAGCAGCCG
It contains:
- a CDS encoding S8 family serine peptidase, encoding MAKRVFVVFSLLVLLSVSAFASTVFIIDSTYNGHGYEVRNIIQERAPDADVIFKNWTYSENGNKKYFNSRYFSNADLISAIEDVIDKVESDSKLRNEGVVLNLSLGSSHYSQSLANAIKDAQDAGIVVVAAAGNDGPYSTNYPAALPGVISVGALEYDYRSKRYIAAEYSGLGKVWAPAKYAGTSFSSPHVAGDIANLMDKNDIGAYEASRIILNNDRNNNKVVGLPNITVSKPFSRTPKQIVSDSEIVYRLFAFLLVRSIFMDRFNPNFVKSIFVPFSRKGEAEINPSRPIIIPRSGSERRFSPYIYNGRGVSGRFF